Proteins found in one Cryptococcus neoformans var. grubii H99 chromosome 14, complete sequence genomic segment:
- a CDS encoding potassium/sodium efflux P-type ATPase, fungal-type: MLSNAWTFTPQDALGYFGANPDTGLTEEQVKRNREAYGENSLPESAPNSLFKLILAQFQDQLVLILLGSAVVSFILAIFEDSAEPGGSWMTAFVEPLVILLILVANAAVGVIQETNAEKAIDALKEYSPDEALVLRDGRLSRVPASSLVPGDIVSVHVGDQIPADCRILSFSSSSFRVDQAMLTGESMSVGKTDAVIKDDSAVKQDMTNMLFSGTTVVNGAAKALVVLTGSRTAIGAIHSSISKDDEEEEKTPLKRKLDDFGEQLAKVISVICILVWLVNIRHFNDPSHHGWLKGAIYYLKIAVALAVAAIPEGLAAVITACLALGTKKMAKRGAIVRNLPSVETLGCTNVICSDKTGTLTTNQMSVSRFITCDDAGFAEYQVGGTTFAPIGTVTRSDGQPLDKSTLITPTIRKLSEICAICNDAKVAYHPESETYSNVGEPTEAALKVLVEKLGSDNDLFNSGLATLDPLARTTAVNDYYDSNVKRLLTFEFSRDRKSMSVLSQSSSGTSLLVKGAPESVLERCSNVLLPNGVKPFTPELRKKLEEKQLEYGHKGLRTLALAYVDESDGDVSHYKTDRSEDYIKFERDMTFVGLVGMLDPPRPEVRDAIAKCKTAGIRTIVITGDNKNTAETICREIGVFGHDEDLTGKSYTGRELDALSHEEKIAAIQRASLFSRTEPTHKSQLVDLLQGLGLVVAMTGDGVNDAPALKKADIGIAMGTGTDVAKLAADMVLANDNFATIEKAVEEGRAIYNNTKQFIRYLISSNIGEVVSIFLTVLLGMPEALIPVQLLWVNLITDGLPATALGFNPPDHQIMKTPPRSGKEPLVGGWLFFRYMVIGTYVGCATVFGYAWWFIFYTGGPQISFYELTHFHQCSSVFSGLDCSMFTGLPAQRATTVSLSILVVIEMFNACNSLSENESLFVLPLWSNPYLVASIILSMALHFMILYVPFFREMFRITALNKEEWIAVIAISFPVIVIDEVLKFISMRMAESEKSEKAQLKEKAD, translated from the exons ATGCTGAGCAACGCATGGACATTTACGCCCCAGGATGCTCTGGGGTATTTTGGCGCCAACCCAGATACTGGTCTCACTGAAGAGCAGGTCAAAAGGAATCGAGAGGCTTATGGCGAAAACT CCTTGCCGGAGTCGGCGCCCAACAGTCTTTTCAAATTGATTCTTGCCCAGTTCCAAGACCAACTTGTGCTTATCCTTCTTGGATCTGCTGTAGTCTCATTCATCCTCGCCATCTTTGAAGATTCTGCCGAACCTGGAGGGTCATGGATGACTGCGTTCGTCGAGCCCTTGGTTATTCTTCTGATTTTAGTTGCCAACGCTGCTGTCGGTGTTATTCAGGAAACAAATGCTGAGAAGGCTATTGAC GCTTTGAAAGAATACTCTCCCGATGAAGCCCTGGTTCTCCGTGACGGCCGTCTTTCTCGGGTCCCTGCCTCTTCGCTCGTCCCTGGCGACATTGTCTCCGTTCACGTTGGTGACCAAATTCCTGCTGATTGTCgaattctttctttttcttcttcctccttccgaGTCGACCAGGCCATGCTCACTGGTGAATCGATGTCTGTTGGCAAGACGGACGCTGTGATCAAGGACGACTCGGCTGTCAAGCAAGACATGACCAATATGCTTTTCTCAGGTACAACTGTTGTCAATGGTGCCGCCAAGGCCCTTGTTGTTCTTACTGGTAGTCGAACAGCCATCGGTGCCATCCACTCTAGCATCTCcaaggatgacgaggaagaggaaaagacaCCATTGAAGCGCAAGCTTGATGACTTTGGAGAACAACTTGCCAAGGTTATTTCTGTCATTTGTATCCTCGTTTGGCTTGTCAACATCCGACATTTCAATGACCCTAGTCATCATGGTTGGCTCAAAGGTGCAATCTACTATTTGAAGATTGCTGTGGCTCTGGCCGTTGCCGCCATCCCTGAGGGACTTGCTGCTGTCATTACAGCATGTCTAGCCTTGGGCACCAAGAAGATGGCCAAGCGAGGTGCGATTGTGAGGAATCTACCCAGTGTGGAAACGTTAGGTTGCACCAATGTCATCTGCTCCGACAAGACCG GTACCCTCACCACAAATCAAATGAGCGTCTCTCGTTTCATCACCTGTGACGACGCTGGTTTTGCCGAGTACCAAGTCGGCGGTACCACATTTGCTCCCATTGGTACCGTCACCAGGTCTGATGGACAGCCCTTGGATAAATCGACTTTAATTACACCGACTATCAGGAAGCTCTCTGAAATTTGTGCCATCTGTAACGATGCTAAGGTTGCTTATCATCCT GAAAGCGAAACTTACAGCAACGTTGGTGAGCCTACGGAAGCCGCCTTGAAGGTCCTAGTCGAGAAGCTTGGCTCGGACAACGACCTGTTCAACTCCGGTCTTGCTACGCTCGACCCCCTTGCCCGCACTACTGCCGTGAACGACTATTATGACTCCAACGTTAAGCGTCTTCTTACCTTTGAATTCAGCCGGGACCGCAAATCCATGTCTGTGCTCTCCCAATCGTCCAGCGGtacttctcttcttgtcaaGGGTGCTCCTGAATCGGTTCTCGAACGATGCTCCAAtgtgcttcttcccaaCGGTGTCAAGCCCTTTACCCCTGAGTTACGAAAGAAGCTCGAGGAGAAACAGCTCGAATACGGTCACAAGGGCCTTCGAACTCTTGCACTTGCTTATGTCGATGAGTCAGATGGTGATGTCTCTCACTATAAGACCGACAGATCAGAGGATTATATCAAGTTTGAGCGAGATATGACTTTCGTCGGCCTTGTCGGGATGCTTGACCCTCCTAGACCCGAAGTTCGTGACGCTATTGCCAAGTGCAAGACTGCCGGTATTAGAACTATCGTCATCACTGGAGACAACAAGAACACTGCCGAGACTATCTGTAGAGAAATCGGAGTTTTTGGACATGATGAGGACCTCACAGGCAAGAGTTACACTGGAAGGGAGCTTGATGCCCTTAGTCATGAAGAAAAAATCGCTGCGATTCAACGAGCTAGTCTTTTCTCTCGAACCGAGCCCACTCACAAATCTCAGTTGGtcgaccttcttcaggGCCTTGGTCTTGTCGTTGCCATGACTGGTGATGGTGTGAATGACGCACCTGCGTTGAAAAAGGCGGATATCGGTATTGCTATGGGTACTGGCACAGACGTCGCTAAGCTCGCCGCCGACATGGTCTTGGCCAACGACAACTTTGCCACTATTGAGAAGGCAGTCGAGGAAGGTCGTGCCATCTACAACAACACCAAACAGTTCATTCGATAtctcatttcctccaaCATTGGTGAAGTcgtctccatcttccttacTGTATTGCTTGGCATGCCTGAGGCCCTTATTCCGGTCCAGCTCCTTTGGGTTAACCTCATCACTGACGGTCTTCCTGCCACTGCTCTTGGATTCAACCCTCCTGATCACCAAATCATGAAGACGCCTCCTCGATCCGGCAAAGAGCCCTTGGTTGGTGGTTGGTTGTTCTTCAGGTATATGGTAATTGGTACCTACGTTGGCTGTGCAACTGTATTTGGATATGCGTGGTGGTTTATATTCTACACCGGTGGCCCTCAAATCTCCTTCTACGAACTT ACTCACTTCCACCAATGCTCCTCTGTATTCAGCGGCCTTGACTGTTCCATGTTCACTGGTCTGCCAGCTCAACGTGCTACAACTGTCtcgctctccatcctcgtTGTTATCGAGATGTTCAACGCTTGCAACTCCCTTTCTGA
- a CDS encoding nuclear transport factor 2, protein MSDPTSIAQQFTQFYYQQFDSDRNGLASLYRDTSMMTWESTQVQGAAAITEKLVGLPFQKVQHKVVTIDAQPSSPQVASLIVLVTGQLLVDDGQNPLQFTQVFHLIPEGGSYFVFNDVFRLNYG, encoded by the exons ATGTCTGACCCTACTTCCATTGCCCAGCAATTTACCC AGTTCTACTACCAGCAGTTCGACTCCGACCGTAATGGTCTTGCGTCTCTTTAC AGAGACACATCTATGATGACTTGGGAGTCCACTCAGGTTCAAGGCGCTGCTGCGATCACCGAGAAGCTCGTC GGCCTTCCCTTCCAAAAAGTCCAGCACAAGGTCGTTACCATCGACGCCCAACCGTCTTCTCCCCAGGTCGCCTCTCTCATTGTGCTCGTCACCGGACAGTTGCTCGTTGACGACGGCCAGAACCCTCTCCAATTCACTCAGGTCTTCCAT TTGATACCCGAAGGGGGTAGCTACTTCGTCTTCAACGACGTTTTCAGGCT CAACTACGGATAA
- a CDS encoding transcription initiation factor TFIID subunit 9/adenylate kinase has protein sequence MTTHHPRTLPIVLITGTPGTGKTLHSQLLVSELSEADSPIPMKHLNIGDIVKEHGFHEGWDEEWKCWIIDEERLLDWMEEVVNPRDGPAETGFVIDHHDPSLFPERWIDLAVVLTCDNGILHDRLTVRNYPANKITENITAEIMMTCLNETRESYAEEIVVQLQSEGKDDGEVEENVRRIAQWAENWRRDQQEEES, from the exons ATGACCACTCACCACCCCCGCACACTTCCCATCGTGCTTATAACCGGCACCCCAGGTACCGGCAAGACCTTGCACTCCCAACTCCTAGTCTCTGAGCTCTCGGAGGCCGATTCACCTATACCTATGAAACATCTCAACATCGGAGATATCGTCAAGGAACACGGATTTCATGAAGGATGGGATGAGGAATGGAAGTGCTGGATTATTGACGAGGAGAGATTGTTGGATTGGATGGAGGAAGTTGTGAACCCACGAGATGGGCCGGCTGAGACTG GATTTGTTATTGACCACCATGATCCCTCGCTTTTCCCCGAGCGATGGATTGACCTCGCGGTCGTCCTCACTTGCGACAATGGTATCTTGCATGACCGCCTGACCGTGCG TAACTACCCTGCCAACAAGATTACCGAAAATATTACCGCGGAGATCATGATGACTTGTCTCAATGAAACTCGCGAATCCTATGCAGAGGAAATTGTTGTCCAACTTCAGAGTGAGGGtaaagatgatggagaagtggaagaaaatGTCAGGAGGATAGCGCAATGGGCGGAGAACTGGAGACGAGATcagcaggaagaagaatcaTAG
- a CDS encoding indigoidine synthase A family protein produces the protein MLLKSAFRCRTPSRLAYGPSVSRHLSNVTTAKKFWGDKLVFSEEVEAALHARAPVVALESTIITHGMPHPINLETAQSVESIIRASSAVPATIAIINGKIHVGLSSRQLDGIADVRSGLGKGSVKVSRRDLAPTLALKRTGGTTVAGTMYIANSVGIHVFVTGGIGGVHRGAENSMDISADLIELGRTPMAVVCAGAKSILDIPRTLEVLETQGVCVATYGENSEFPAFYHPSSGCESPWSVPDIKSAAGLVYASLNLPTPLSALLAVPIPSEHADAGLEVQKAVEQAARESVEQGIDKRGKEVTPWLLKRVGELTRGTALGLNIKLYENNARIGSQVAVQVSKLFREQNDASSALYVPVSSSESSPKPVLKNESPKLAIPNTSAQSSLPSPSTLVFGSAAVDLTSTSTYSLAPRTTTPGEVFVSPGGVGRNIAEAAQNLLPPNSVQLVSAYGSVSGSCESNTTEPDAFGKLLLFELAGANMRADGLVGKEGRNTSVCSLTLEKDGDLVAGVADMGIVETLTEEFVTRKIDEEKPEMVVFDLNLLEGAVKAILTACQTLNIPTFCDPTSTPKLPRLIPALNILLPSSPSFPRPLTHLTPNLLELELLHSLLSSSASDDTSSIAWEFINSLGLDGDWRAKVERFTDVNGREWIKVNGAVQKMVSCLPYVASFWVKAGQRGLLHLRMTSVPPQPSPDTLIHPLAGQHSGKYLAFTHYTPPVIKPEEIISTTGAGDTLAGGLVAGLVGGKSEPEEVWVRRALDRVGRSLRSRRAVG, from the exons ATGCTTCTGAAGTCAGCCTTTCGCTGCAGGACTCCGTCTAGGTTGGCGTATGGGCCCAGTGTCTCTCGACACCTTTCCAATGTTACAACGGCTAAGAAGTTTTGG GGAGACAAACTCGTCTTCTCTGAAGAGGTAGAGGCAGCACTGCATGCTCGCGCCCCTGTGGTGGCGTTGGAGTCAACCATCATTACTCATGGCATGCCGCATCCTATCAATTTGGAAACCGCGCAATCCGTCGAGTCCATCATTCGCGCTTCTTCAGCTGTCCCGGCTACCATCGCTATCATCAATGGCAAGATCCATGTTGGTCTGAGTTCCCGACAACTCGATGGAATCGCAGATGTTAGATCTGGGCTGGGCAAGGGGTCGGTCAAAGTTTCAAGGCGCGACCTTGCTCCGACTTTAGCCCTTAAAAGAACTGGCGGTACTACTGTAGCTGGGACCATGTACATCGCCAATAGTGTTGGTATTCACGTCTTCGTTACAGGCGGTATTGGAGGCGTTCATCGCGGTGCCGAGAACA GTATGGATATCTCTGCGGACCTCATCGAACTTGGGCGCACCCCCATGGCCGTTGTCTGTGCAGGCGCAAAATCTATCCTCGACATTCCTCGAACCCTTGAAGTTCTTGAGACTCAAGGCGTCTGCGTGGCTACCTATGGAGAAAACTCTGAGTTCCCGGCTTTCTACCACCCGAGCTCGGGATGCGAG AGTCCGTGGTCTGTACCGGATATCAAATCGGCCGCCGGTCTCGTCT ATGCCTCTCTTAATCTTCCCACGCCTCTCAGTGCCCTTCTCGCTGTCCCAATTCCTTCCGAGCACGCCGATGCTGGTCTTGAGGTGCAGAAGGCTGTCGAGCAAGCAGCACGCGAGTCTGTTGAACAAGGCATCGACAAGAGGGGCAAAGAAGTTACTCCTTGGTTGCTGAAGCGTGTTGGCGAGCTTACTAGAGGTACCGCCTTGGGACTTA ACATTAAGCTTTATGAGAACAATGCCAGGATTGGTAGTCAAGTTGCAGTACAGGTTTCCAAGCTCTTCAGGGAACAGAACGATGCATCCTCTGCCCTCTACGTCCCGGTCTCCTCATCAGAATCGTCCCCTAAGCCGGTATTGAAGAATGAATCTCCCAAACTCGCGATACCCAACACATCTGCTCAGTCTTCTCTACCTTCCCCCTCTACCCTTGTTTTTGGCTCTGCCGCGGTCGACCTCACTTCCACTTCAACATATAGTCTCGCACCCCGCACCACCACTCCTGGAGAAGTGTTCGTTTCACCCGGTGGGGTGGGGCGTAACATTGCCGAGGCTGCTCAaaatctccttccccccAATTCCGTTCAGCTTGTCTCTGCGTATGGATCCGTTTCTGGCTCATGTGAAAGCAATACGACAGAGCCCGATGCTTTCGGGAAACTCTTGCTATTTGAACTCGCAGGTGCCAACATGAGAGCAGATGGTCTTGTGGGCAAGGAAGGTCGAAATACGTCAGTTTGCAGTTTGACCTTGGAAAAAGATGGGGACTTGGTTGCAGGAGTTGCTGATATGGGTATCGTGGAAACTTTGACTGAGGAATTT GTTACGCGAAAAATTGACGAGGAAAAGCCTGAGATGGTCGTCTTTGATTTGAATCTTCTTGAAGGCGCAGTCAAGGCCATTCTGACGGCGTGCCAAACTCTCAACATCCCTA CATTTTGTGATCCTACCTCCACTCCCAAACTCCCTCGTCTCATTCCAGCTCTtaacatcctcctcccatcctcaccttctttccctcggCCACTTACCCATCTCACTCCCAACCTTCTCGAACTTGAacttcttcactctctcTTGAGCTCCTCTGCGTCTGACGATACTTCCTCCATCGCTTGGGAATTCATCAACTCCCTAGGGCTTGACGGAGACTGGCGTGCAAAAGTCGAACGATTCACCGATGTcaatggaagagagtggATCAAGGTTAACGGGGCCGTTCAAAAAATGGTTTCTTGTCTTCCCTATGTCGCTTCATTCTGGGTAAAAGCTGGACAAAGAGGGCTTTTGCACCTCCGAATGACATCGGttcctcctcaaccatCACCTGATACATTGATACATCCCCTTGCTGGACAGCACAGTGGGAAATACTTGGCTTTTACGCATTACACACCCCCCGTCATCAAACCTGAAGAGATAATCAGTACGACAGGAGCGGGAGATACGTTGGCGGGTGGGTTGGTAGCCGGTTTGGTGGGGGGCAAAAGTGAGCCGGAAGAAGTTTGGGTTCGAAGGGCTTTGGACCGCGTGGGGAGAAGTCTCAGGAGTCGACGGGCTGTTGGATAG
- a CDS encoding calpain-like protease palB/RIM13, with product MPFNSYQEGLKVASDLGKKAIQTEASLSSLSPIASPIPILKKAFPMYISAAEAYGHLLSSKLVPPSDIETVKRKWRLVLERAEKVKSRIEQLGGHVAKVEIGDRGEEKAVLRRASLVNGVAVELWQPPGDRFDAGESYREAVQPELAAAQLDMDPEWKDIQADCWLHQAPNEGDWVMRQGPVSDCSVVAAMGVGVKHGEQFGTAFGWENLYPQDAHGRPRRSENGKHILKLLLNGAWRSVVLDSLLPFSKRDKIPLFTTCHPTPHILPTSVGSPWAPLALKGYFKVHGGYSLRGSNPSSDIYEFMGWIPERIGLKEGFQREKEWKRTKEAWHKGNVMVSLGTGSKVSEGLVKLHAYGVIRLREEGHERILDIFDPGATSFTMSWDQVCAEFEALHLNWKPNVMPNTATRHWSWPKPPDLRSDADPGMMDIRYRLHVDAPPSSSLSEVWILLSQHITSRDRPLDDIALHVFEDLGPNHSRNLGAIYSEGLERINPYTNSNHLLVRYQLRRPTTDLTLIPSRDRGMDQTGFTLNVFAPASISLSLDRISRTLPFTQRILGNLTDRSAGGHPGWPTHMTNPQYKVIVRPGEGKNEISGRIVLHGEKDVPWNAKLIWGKGQLVYELSEDLIVADTGSYSYGIAYCDIPDLRPDTYTLIVSAFEPGQTGLFSLSLEATAPVSIIPIAAEGAGMYNRVMNGSWTERTAGGRPSGGTYESNPRVEVVLSRPAVVQSRLYLPTRSPVPINLTIFERAQGGALGKQLVTTGPYSDSICGVSTGKMKLDSGVYLLVPSSYERSKGAWVLKIWSNVALSAEIIG from the exons ATGCCGTTCAATAGCTACCAGGAAGGTCTCAAAGTTGCCTCG GACTTAGGGAAGAAAGCTATTCAAACCGAAGCTTCACTCTCCAGCCTGTCACCCATAGCATCTCCTATTCCCATACTTAAAAAGGCCTTCCCCATGTACATATCTGCCGCTGAAGCATATGGCCATCTTTTATCTTCGAAACTTGTCCCTCCAAGTGATATTGAGACCgtaaaaagaaaatggagatTAGTGCTAGAACGGGCAGAGAAGGTCAAGAGTCGCATTGAACAATTGGGAGGACATGTGGCAAAGGTCGAGATCGGGGatagaggagaagaaaaagcggTTTTGAGGCGTGCGAGCCTCGTCAACGGGGTGGCTGTTGAGCTTTGGCAGCCCCCGGGAGATAGGTTCGATGCTGGCGAATCTTACAGGGAGGCAGTACAGCCTGAACTAGCCGCTGCCCAGCTGGACATGGACCCTGAATGGAAGGACATACAAGCGGACTGCTGGCTGCATCAGGCGCCAAATGAGGGTGATTGGGTGATGCGTCAAGGCCCTGTATCGGATTGTTCTGTAGTGGCTGCAATGGGCGTCGGTGTCAAGCACGGCGAACAGTTCGGGACAGCA TTTGGTTGGGAGAACTTATATCCTCAAGATGCTCACGGTCGCCCAAGACGATCCGAAAATGGAAAGCACATCCTAAAGCTTTTGCTTAACGGCGCATGGAGATCG GTTGTACTAGACAGCCTGCTTCCATTCTCCAAAAGGGATAAAATACCTCTATTCACTACCTGTCATCCCACACCGCATATACTACCCACATCAGTCGGCAGCCCTTGGGCACCACTAGCGCTCAAAGGATATTTCAAAGTGCACGGTGGATATTCTCTGCGAGGCAGTAATCCTAGTTCGGATATATATGAGTTTATGGGATGGATACCGGAGAGAATAGGGTTGAAGGAAGGCTTTCAACGAGAAAAGGAGTGGAAAAGGACGAAAGAGGCATGGCATAAGGGTAATGTGATGGTCAGCCTTGGTACTGGAAGCAAAGTAAGCGAAGGCCTGGTTAAGCTTCATGCCTATGGAGTGATAC GTTtacgagaagaaggacatgAGCGAATATTAGATATATTTGATCCAGGAGCTACGTCTTTTACCATGTCGTGGGACCAGGTATGTGCAGAGTTTGAGGCTTTGCATCTCAATTGGAAACCGAATGTAATGCCAAACACAGCGACAAGGCATTG GTCATGGCCCAAACCTCCTGATTTACGGTCTGATGCCGATCCAGGCATGATGGATATTCGTTATCGACTACATGTCGACGCCCCCCCCTCAAGCAGCCTGTCGGAGGTTTGGATTCTCCTGTCGCAACACATCACTAGTAGGGATCGGCCATTAGACGACATTGCGTTGCATGTTTTCGAAGACCTTGGGCCAAATCACTCTAGAAATTTGGGAGCGATATATTCGGAAGGACTAGAAAGGATT AACCCATATACCAACAGTAACCACCTTCTCGTCCGTTATCAGCTTCGTCGACCTACCACTGACCTCACTCTCATCCCATCTCGAGACCGCGGAATGGATCAAACAGGGTTTACTCTCAACGTGTTCGCGCCTgcatccatctccctttctctcgACCGGATCAGCCGTACACTACCATTTACACAACGCATATTAGGGAATCTAACAGACCGCAGCGCTGGCGGTCATCCAGGCTGGCCGACTCACATGACAAATCCTCAATACAAGGTGATCGTGCGGCCTGGTGAAGGCAAGAATGAGATCTCAGGCAGAATTGTTTTGCAcggagagaaggatgtcCCGTGGAATGCTAAACTGATTTGGGGAAAAGGACAGCTGGTGTATGA ATTATCTGAGGATCTTATAGTGGCTGATACGGGGTCATATTCTTATGGAATAGCTTACTGTGATATACCCGACCTACGAC CCGATACCTACACATTAATTGTATCGGCATTTGAGCCAGGTCAGACAGGTCTTTTTTCGTTAAGCCTAGAAGCCACTGCTCCGGTGTCCATTATTCCTATAGCTGCAGAGGGAGCGGGGATGTACAACAGGGTAATGAATGGATCCTG GACGGAGCGCACCGCCGGCGGTAGACCAAGTGGAGGCACATATGAGTCCAATCCGAGAGTTGAAGTGGTTCTTTCCAGGCCTGCAGTGGTACA GTCACGCCTTTATCTACCCACACGTTCTCCAGTTCCCATCAATCTTACGATTTTTGAGCGCGCTCAAGGAGGCGCCCTGGGTAAACAACTGGTGACCACCGGGCCGTACTCTGATTCCATTTGTGGTGTATCTACTGGCAAAATGAAGCTAGATTCGGGGGTGTATCTGTTAGTTCCCTCGAGTTATGAAAGAAGCAAAGGCGCTTGGGTGTTGAAGATTTGGTCGAACGTGGCGCTTAGTGCGGAGATTATCGGGTGA
- a CDS encoding 1-pyrroline-5-carboxylate dehydrogenase, giving the protein MSSQLATFKVPVIDNEPMRNYPPNSAERAGLQAAVDKMLAAGPVEIPCIINGEEVKTGDIQAQPMPHDHAKNLCTYHAATPEVVQKAIDGALAARQAWEEMPWADKAAVFLKTADLISGKYRYELMAATMLGQGKNAWQAEIDAAAELCDFLRFSVKYVEELYQQQPPRNSTGVWNRVEYRPLEGFVLAVTPFNFTAIGGNLVGAPVIVGNVCIWKPSPMATYSNYIVHKIFLEAGLPPSVIQFVPGNPPEVVKQCIDHKEFAGLHFTGSTHVFRKLWKDIAQNLDIYRGYPRIVGETGGKNFHLYHPSADIKSGVVQAIRAAFEYSGQKCSALSRCYVPASLWKNGFKDTLIAETEKIKTGPCTAWENFAGPVIGKPAFDKISGIIEQAKKEGGEVIAGGSYDNSKGYFIKPTVIVTKDPKSLTMTTEIFGPVLTVYVYEDAEFDNMPALIDSTTEYALTGSVFARDRSVLASASHKLRNSAGNFYINDKSTGAVVGQQPFGGARASGTNDKSGSMAIFSRFVSMRSIKENFVAPEDYLYPSNFL; this is encoded by the exons ATGTCTTCCCAACTTGCCACCTTCAAGGTCCCCGTCATCGACAATGAGCCCATG AGGAACTACCCTCCCAACTCCGCTGAGAGGGCTGGTCTCCAAGCCGCTGTGGACAAGATGCTCGCCGCTGGCCCCGTTGAAATCCCTTGTATCATTAACGGTGAGGAG GTCAAGACTGGCGATATCCAGGCCCAGCCTATGCCCCATGATCACGCCAAGAACCTCTGTACTTACCACGCCGCTACCCCCGAGGTTGTCCAGAAGGCCATTGACGGTGCTCTTGCCGCCAGGCAGGCTTGGGAGGAGATGCCCTGGGCGGACAAGGCTGccgtcttcctcaagaCCGCTGACTTAATCTCTGGCAAGTACAGGTACGAGCTTATGGCCGCTACCATGCTTGGTCAGGGTAAGAACGCTTGGCAGGCCGAAATCGACGCTGCCGCTGAGCTCTGTGACTTCTTGAGGTTCTCTGTCAAGTACGTTGAGGAGCTCTACCAGCAACAGCCCCCCAGGAACTCTACCGGTGTTTGGAA CCGGGTTGAGTACCGACCTCTCGAGGGTTTCGTCCTTGCCGTAACTCCCTTCAACTTCACTGCTATCGGTGGTAACCTCGTTGGCGCCCCCGTCATTGTCGGCAACGTCTGTATCTGGAAGCCCTCTCCTATGGCCACCTACTCCAACTACATTGTCCACAAGATCTTCCTCGAGGCCGGCCTTCCTCCCTCCGTCATTCAGTTCGTCCCTGGAAACCCCCCTGAGGTTGTCAAGCAATGTATTGATCACAAGGAGTTTGCTGGTCTCCACTTCACTGGTTCTACCCACGTCTTCCGAAAGCTCTGGAAGGACATTGCCCAAAACCTCGACATCTACAGGGGCTACCCCCGAATTGTAGGTGAAACTGGTGGTAAAAACTTCCATCTCTATCACCCTTCTGCCGACATCAAGTCTGGCGTCGTTCAGGCTATCCGAGCTGCTTTCGAGTACTCTGGTCAGAAGTGCTCTGCCCTTTCTAGGTGCTACGTTCCTGCTTCTCTCTGGAAGAACGGCTTTAAGGACACTTTGATCGCTGAGACCGAGAAAATCAAAACTGGCCCTTGCACCGCGTGGGAAAACTTTGCTGGTCCTGTCATTGGCAAGCCCGCTTTCGACAAGATCTCTGGTATCATCGAGCAGGCTAAGAAGGAGGGCGGTGAAGTGATTGCTGGTGGTTCTT ACGACAACTCTAAAGGTTACTTCATCAAGCCCACCGTCATCGTTACCAAGGACCCCAAGTCCCTCACTATGACCACCGAGATCTTCGGTCCGGTTCTCACC GTCTACGTCTATGAGGACGCCGAGTTCGACAACATGCCTGCTCTCATTGACAGCACTACCGAATATGCCCTCACTGGTTCTGTCTTCGCTAGAGATCGATCCGTCcttgcttctgcttcccaCAAGCTCCGAAACTCCGCCGGTAATTTCTACATCAACGACAAATCCACTGGTGCCGTTGTCGGTCAACAACCTTTCGGCGGTGCCCGAGCTTCCGGTACCAACGACAAGTCTGGTTCCATGGCTATCTTCAGCCGATTCGTCTCCATGAGGTCTATCAAGGAAAATTTTGTTGCTCCTGAGGACTATCTCTACCCTTCCAACTTCCTTTAA